One genomic region from Nitrospira sp. encodes:
- a CDS encoding cyclic peptide export ABC transporter: MSLLRFLYGNSWRLVILSMVAGLISGLASAGIIALINSALEESQRTVALGLSFLGGVVLVVVTKAFSEVVLTRLGQDIIAQLRMHLSEQILRAPLRHVQELGRHRLLAALNEDTDVIAHAYVQIPLICVNGATVVGCLAYLGWLSWTMLAIVIGFMIFGALSFQTQEKRALHSFKQARETNDTLFRHFQSILEGIKELKLHRERRHAFLTTALRPTVTSYKGDFVEGMTVYAIATNWGMFLFYAVIGLVLFILPESLALTPQAVAGSTLVLLYMMGPFAQIVETLPTVGRADVALEKVEALGLSLEAASAQDQIEKRETIRTNGAGGPVLNVPWKRIEMVSVTHRYFREEEGSFHLGPIELSFTPGELVFLVGGNGSGKTTLALLLLGLYAPESGTIRLDGVPIDEVNRENYRQLFSAVFSDYHLFDMLFGLHQSDLDTQAREYSDRLQLRDKVRIRDGALSTQALSQGQRKRLALLTAYLEDRPFYVFDEWAADQDPIFRRVFYEELLPDLKARGKTALVITHDDQYFSVADRCLRMDLGKITTATEGVGAFR, from the coding sequence ATGAGTTTGCTCCGCTTTTTGTACGGTAATTCCTGGCGACTGGTCATCCTCTCTATGGTCGCCGGCTTGATCAGCGGCCTGGCAAGCGCGGGAATCATCGCCCTGATCAATTCAGCTCTGGAAGAGAGCCAGCGCACGGTTGCCCTCGGCTTGAGTTTTCTTGGAGGGGTCGTGCTCGTGGTGGTTACGAAAGCCTTTTCAGAGGTGGTGCTGACGAGATTGGGCCAGGACATCATCGCCCAGCTCCGGATGCATCTCAGCGAACAAATTCTCCGCGCTCCTCTCCGACACGTGCAGGAACTTGGCCGCCATCGATTACTGGCCGCACTCAACGAAGATACGGATGTCATTGCTCATGCCTACGTCCAAATTCCGTTGATTTGCGTGAACGGTGCAACGGTTGTCGGTTGCCTCGCATATCTCGGATGGCTCTCATGGACCATGTTGGCCATCGTTATCGGCTTCATGATTTTCGGCGCGCTATCGTTCCAAACGCAGGAGAAGCGAGCCCTCCATTCGTTCAAGCAAGCTCGAGAAACGAACGACACCCTCTTCCGCCATTTTCAATCGATCCTCGAGGGCATCAAGGAACTCAAGCTTCACCGTGAACGTCGCCATGCATTTCTCACCACCGCACTCCGGCCGACAGTGACCAGTTACAAGGGCGACTTCGTCGAGGGCATGACGGTGTATGCCATCGCCACCAACTGGGGGATGTTCTTGTTCTACGCGGTGATCGGGCTCGTTCTCTTCATCCTCCCGGAGTCGCTGGCGCTGACTCCTCAAGCGGTTGCGGGATCGACACTCGTGCTCCTGTATATGATGGGGCCGTTCGCGCAGATTGTTGAAACCCTTCCGACTGTCGGCCGCGCAGATGTGGCACTGGAAAAGGTCGAAGCGTTGGGGCTGTCGTTGGAAGCGGCCTCCGCGCAGGACCAGATCGAGAAACGTGAAACGATCAGGACCAACGGCGCTGGTGGACCCGTTCTCAACGTCCCGTGGAAGCGGATCGAGATGGTCAGTGTGACGCATCGATACTTCCGGGAGGAGGAGGGCAGTTTTCATCTCGGTCCGATCGAGCTCAGTTTCACGCCAGGTGAGCTGGTATTTCTTGTGGGTGGAAACGGCAGCGGAAAGACCACGCTCGCTCTGCTCCTGTTGGGGCTCTACGCGCCGGAGTCCGGAACGATTCGTCTCGATGGAGTTCCGATCGACGAAGTCAATCGCGAGAACTATCGTCAGCTCTTCTCCGCCGTCTTCTCCGATTACCATCTGTTCGACATGTTGTTCGGGTTGCACCAGTCCGACCTCGACACGCAAGCACGCGAATACTCGGACCGTCTACAGCTTCGCGACAAAGTGCGGATCAGAGACGGAGCGTTATCCACGCAAGCGCTTTCACAAGGACAGCGCAAACGCCTGGCATTGTTGACCGCCTATCTTGAGGACCGTCCGTTCTATGTGTTTGATGAGTGGGCCGCCGATCAGGATCCGATTTTTCGTAGAGTGTTCTATGAGGAGCTGCTGCCTGACTTGAAGGCACGCGGAAAAACGGCACTCGTCATCACCCACGATGATCAATACTTTTCTGTCGCGGACCGATGTCTCCGGATGGACCTTGGAAAGATCACAACAGCGACAGAAGGAGTGGGCGCATTTCGATAA
- a CDS encoding TauD/TfdA family dioxygenase, translating into MTANHNNTAPIPVVETGGESVGRLSCRVSYLASDTLLPVVVNPTENQSLAEYRNAIERVVSTHLSTVGGLLFRGFPIESAADFEAFVRMISPDLASYEFGSTPRSQVHHQIYTSTEYPPHQHIPLHNEQAYTAEWPMKIWFYCAQAPPEGGYTPIADSREVYRQIPIRIRARFIEKGVMYVRNYGNGLDVPWTKVFNTVDRRVVERFCRAAGIAYEWKPDGELRTRQVCQAVAVHPRTDETVWFNQAHLFHVSNLEPAVREALLSVVSEADLPRQACYGDGTPIETAVLDEIRDAYQCHAVQFPWQEGDVLMLDNMLAAHGRTPFKGPRKILVAMAESSKS; encoded by the coding sequence ATGACCGCCAACCACAATAATACTGCGCCGATACCCGTAGTGGAAACAGGAGGAGAGTCTGTCGGTCGGCTGTCTTGCCGGGTGAGCTACTTGGCCTCGGATACCCTCCTTCCTGTCGTGGTCAATCCCACAGAGAACCAGTCGTTGGCAGAATACCGAAACGCCATAGAGCGGGTGGTGAGTACACATCTGTCGACCGTGGGAGGTCTGCTGTTCAGGGGATTTCCGATCGAATCGGCGGCTGACTTCGAAGCCTTCGTCCGGATGATTTCGCCTGACCTGGCTTCTTACGAGTTCGGATCAACACCACGGTCTCAGGTCCACCATCAGATTTATACATCGACGGAATATCCTCCACATCAGCACATCCCCCTGCACAACGAACAAGCCTATACCGCCGAGTGGCCGATGAAAATCTGGTTTTATTGTGCGCAGGCGCCGCCGGAAGGAGGCTACACGCCGATTGCGGATAGCCGCGAGGTGTATCGGCAGATCCCGATCCGTATCAGAGCGCGGTTCATCGAGAAGGGTGTGATGTATGTGCGCAACTACGGGAACGGACTGGATGTGCCCTGGACCAAAGTGTTCAACACCGTGGACCGTCGAGTCGTAGAACGGTTCTGCCGTGCGGCTGGGATCGCCTATGAATGGAAGCCGGACGGAGAACTCCGCACGCGTCAGGTCTGTCAGGCCGTTGCCGTCCATCCCCGCACCGATGAAACGGTCTGGTTCAACCAAGCGCATCTGTTTCATGTCTCGAATCTGGAGCCGGCCGTCCGCGAGGCGCTGCTGTCCGTGGTCAGTGAGGCGGATCTTCCTCGGCAGGCCTGCTACGGAGACGGAACCCCGATCGAGACGGCCGTATTGGACGAAATCCGGGATGCCTATCAATGCCACGCCGTCCAGTTTCCGTGGCAGGAAGGGGACGTATTGATGCTGGACAATATGCTGGCGGCGCATGGGCGCACGCCCTTCAAGGGACCGAGAAAAATTCTGGTGGCGATGGCTGAATCGAGCAAGAGTTGA
- a CDS encoding diaminobutyrate--2-oxoglutarate transaminase, with protein MTVQAGEMKRIFPTQPYSVVQERENNHYLARQAERESNARSYPRRLPLALSKAKGIYVQDTDGRIYIDCLAGAGALTLGHNHPVVLEAIQQLLREGVPFQTLDLTTPVKDRFVDALFGALPKAFAEDARIQFCGPSGADAVEAAVKLVKTATGRRTILSFHGAYHGMTHGGLALTGHLGPKAAVSGLMPDVQFLPYPYEYRCPFGVGGEEGHRLSSTYIERLLDDPNSGVVSPAGVILEVVQGEGGVIPSPDAWLRDIRRITRDRNIPLIIDEIQTGLGRTGSLFAFERAGIIPDALVLSKAIGGGLPLSVVVYRAELDQWQPGAHAGTFRGNQMAMAAGAATIEFVLTHRLDQHAQIMGERLLSHLRNARASLHSFGDVRGRGLMIGVEIVDVNARPDIGGAHPAAPEVARKIQSEALNRGLILELGGRNGSVVRFLSPLIVTAEEVEMIASTFCEAVRAAEQDSRL; from the coding sequence ATGACCGTTCAAGCGGGTGAGATGAAGAGGATATTCCCGACGCAGCCGTATTCTGTAGTGCAGGAAAGAGAAAACAACCACTATCTGGCGCGACAAGCAGAAAGGGAGTCGAACGCCCGTAGTTACCCGAGACGGCTCCCCTTGGCGCTCAGCAAAGCCAAGGGTATCTATGTGCAGGATACCGACGGCCGCATCTACATCGATTGTCTCGCCGGAGCCGGCGCTCTGACGTTGGGGCACAACCACCCGGTCGTATTGGAGGCCATCCAGCAATTGTTGCGGGAAGGCGTACCCTTCCAGACGCTGGATCTGACGACCCCTGTGAAAGACCGATTTGTCGATGCTCTCTTCGGTGCGTTGCCGAAAGCGTTTGCAGAAGACGCGCGTATCCAGTTTTGCGGACCCTCCGGTGCCGATGCCGTTGAGGCTGCCGTCAAGCTGGTGAAGACGGCGACCGGTCGGCGAACGATTCTGTCGTTTCATGGCGCCTATCACGGAATGACGCACGGCGGTCTGGCGCTGACTGGTCACCTGGGACCGAAAGCCGCCGTCAGTGGTCTGATGCCGGATGTTCAGTTCCTTCCCTATCCCTACGAGTATCGTTGTCCATTCGGCGTCGGTGGCGAGGAAGGACACCGCCTCTCCAGCACCTATATCGAGCGGTTACTCGACGATCCGAACAGCGGTGTCGTATCACCGGCCGGTGTGATCTTGGAAGTGGTTCAGGGTGAGGGAGGTGTGATCCCTTCGCCTGATGCCTGGCTACGGGACATTCGAAGGATCACGAGAGATCGCAATATTCCCCTGATCATCGATGAGATTCAGACCGGTCTGGGACGCACCGGTTCGTTGTTTGCGTTTGAACGGGCCGGGATCATTCCTGACGCGTTGGTGCTGTCGAAGGCAATCGGAGGCGGGCTGCCGTTGAGCGTGGTGGTATATCGAGCAGAGCTGGATCAGTGGCAGCCGGGAGCTCATGCCGGCACCTTCCGAGGAAACCAGATGGCCATGGCTGCGGGGGCGGCGACCATCGAATTTGTCCTGACCCATCGTCTCGATCAGCACGCTCAGATCATGGGAGAGCGTCTCTTGTCGCATCTGCGTAATGCCCGAGCGTCGTTGCACAGTTTCGGCGACGTGCGAGGACGTGGGTTGATGATCGGCGTCGAAATCGTCGATGTCAATGCTCGTCCCGATATCGGTGGAGCCCATCCCGCGGCTCCGGAAGTTGCGCGAAAGATTCAATCAGAGGCCCTCAATCGCGGTCTGATCCTTGAGTTGGGCGGACGCAACGGCAGTGTTGTGCGGTTTTTGTCGCCGCTCATTGTCACAGCCGAGGAAGTGGAGATGATTGCCTCCACTTTCTGCGAAGCCGTCCGCGCAGCGGAGCAAGATTCACGTTTATGA
- a CDS encoding alpha/beta fold hydrolase, with protein MRLICFPYAGGGASVFRSWADSEFLADIEVCAVQLPGREARITESPVGDLRRLVQMLCGTLEPYFDRPFVFFGHSIGALVGFELTRELRRIRGIEPSHLFVSGCPAPHLPDSERICDLPDDEFLERVCRFNGTPPEVLNHSELMQLMLPALRADFALRDRYVHREEPSLSCPITAFGGMSDKHVDGLMLGAWRQHTRERFQLWLFQGDHFFVRSAQGLMLETLSTVLSLHQRTAR; from the coding sequence ATGCGCTTAATTTGTTTTCCATATGCGGGCGGGGGAGCCTCCGTGTTTCGAAGCTGGGCCGACAGTGAGTTCTTGGCGGATATCGAAGTCTGCGCCGTCCAGCTTCCGGGGCGGGAGGCCAGGATCACGGAGTCGCCTGTCGGCGATTTGCGTCGGCTGGTGCAGATGTTGTGCGGGACATTGGAGCCCTATTTCGATCGACCGTTCGTCTTTTTCGGTCACAGTATTGGTGCACTGGTGGGGTTTGAATTGACACGCGAGTTGCGCCGGATCCGGGGTATCGAGCCGAGCCATCTCTTCGTGTCCGGTTGTCCGGCTCCACATCTCCCGGATTCAGAACGGATCTGTGATCTGCCTGACGACGAATTTCTCGAACGGGTGTGTCGGTTCAACGGCACTCCGCCGGAAGTCCTCAATCATTCGGAACTGATGCAATTGATGCTTCCCGCGCTTCGCGCCGACTTTGCGCTTCGCGATCGATATGTCCACCGTGAGGAGCCGTCGTTGAGCTGCCCTATCACCGCATTCGGAGGGATGAGCGATAAGCATGTCGACGGTTTAATGTTAGGGGCTTGGCGACAGCACACTCGCGAGCGATTTCAATTGTGGCTGTTTCAAGGAGATCACTTTTTTGTAAGGAGCGCTCAAGGACTAATGCTGGAAACTCTCTCCACTGTGTTGTCCCTACATCAGAGGACCGCGCGATGA
- a CDS encoding penicillin acylase family protein, with translation MKRVVLPLVLLLLVLATGLGYAVMTIRASLPMLDGKLDVTSLHEPVTVASDAYGIPTITARSRGDAIRALGYVTARDRLFQMDLLRRTAAGRLAEILGETMRQTDLKQRTFGFSGTAGAIAARLPQDQRDALDAYTEGVNEYLAQMENPPFEFLLLGYEPDPWKVEDSLLILLGIFQILSGTEDDERMRTVMEQTLPSEVVAFLVPDSDPYTETLLNGKSHAAVRSLIPVQALAALRRPVDQMQVRRTTMVRFERSGLGSNGWAVHGAKTVDGRSVLANDMHLDMTVPNIWYRVQLRYEQIRVTGVVVPGVPVAVAGTNGFVAWGVTNVEGDFLDLVRLEINPANSNEYRTPEGWKLFTNRREVITVKGAQDSVAEFKETIWGPVSQDPLLKRPVAVRWTALDPEAVDLGQLAMDRVRSVGEAIAVMNRAGGPANNVILADSSGHIAWTYTGRIPVRRGFNGSVSVSWADGRFGWMGYVSPEALPRIVDPPSGFVVSANHRMLDASYPYVVGHSFVNGYRAFRISQRLEAMTNIQERDLFDLQLDSTSQFYEFYRQLAQELLTDSVIRRSPSLMKARHAFTAWNGKADADSRGFALVLRFSELLLRSVFAPYLSTCHERDAQFSYDGDLDTPLRELLTTKIPELNPDPDRFSSWTEFLLNAVEQSVRELEEEHPSVSLTELTWGQLNRVRIEHPLAGALPGLGYILNMPDKPASGCGQCIRVMQDGLGASQRLVVSPGHEDEGILHMPGGQSGHPLSLHYRDQHHYWSEGLPLPLLAGTPVHTLTLVPRSRTTQIVAEQKPASDELQLHQEEGR, from the coding sequence ATGAAGCGAGTCGTTCTTCCGTTGGTCCTCCTCTTGCTCGTGTTGGCGACAGGTCTCGGTTATGCCGTGATGACGATTCGAGCCTCATTGCCGATGTTGGACGGCAAATTGGACGTCACGAGCTTGCACGAACCGGTCACGGTCGCCTCGGATGCCTACGGTATCCCGACGATCACGGCTCGCTCACGAGGAGACGCGATTCGCGCTCTCGGTTATGTCACGGCGCGTGATCGCCTTTTTCAAATGGACTTGCTGCGGCGTACAGCCGCAGGGCGGTTGGCCGAGATTCTCGGCGAGACGATGCGCCAAACCGATCTTAAGCAGCGGACTTTTGGTTTCAGTGGGACAGCCGGAGCCATTGCTGCGCGGCTGCCTCAAGATCAACGAGATGCCCTCGACGCCTACACAGAAGGGGTGAACGAGTACTTGGCTCAGATGGAAAACCCGCCGTTCGAATTCTTGCTACTCGGCTATGAACCGGATCCCTGGAAGGTCGAGGACAGTCTTCTCATCTTGCTTGGAATCTTCCAGATACTCAGCGGGACCGAGGACGATGAGCGGATGCGGACGGTGATGGAGCAGACGTTGCCGTCCGAAGTCGTCGCGTTTCTCGTTCCGGACAGCGATCCTTATACGGAAACGTTGTTAAATGGGAAGTCTCATGCTGCTGTCCGCTCGCTCATTCCTGTGCAGGCACTGGCGGCCTTACGGAGGCCGGTCGACCAGATGCAAGTCCGAAGGACGACCATGGTCCGTTTCGAGAGGAGTGGATTGGGTTCGAACGGATGGGCCGTCCATGGGGCCAAGACCGTGGATGGACGATCCGTTCTCGCAAACGACATGCACTTGGATATGACCGTTCCCAATATTTGGTACCGTGTCCAGCTTCGATACGAGCAGATCAGGGTGACCGGGGTTGTGGTTCCAGGCGTTCCGGTCGCCGTTGCAGGCACAAACGGCTTTGTGGCTTGGGGCGTGACGAATGTCGAGGGAGATTTTTTGGACCTGGTGCGCTTGGAGATCAATCCCGCCAATTCAAATGAGTACAGGACTCCTGAAGGATGGAAACTGTTCACGAACAGGCGGGAAGTCATCACAGTGAAGGGCGCGCAGGATTCCGTGGCGGAGTTCAAAGAAACGATCTGGGGCCCAGTGTCACAGGATCCTCTGTTGAAGAGGCCTGTGGCCGTTCGCTGGACCGCACTCGATCCGGAGGCCGTTGATCTCGGTCAGCTTGCTATGGATCGGGTCCGGTCGGTGGGCGAGGCCATTGCCGTGATGAACCGCGCAGGCGGACCTGCAAATAACGTCATTCTTGCCGACAGTAGCGGCCATATTGCCTGGACCTACACAGGCAGGATTCCCGTCCGCCGAGGATTTAACGGTTCGGTCAGTGTTTCTTGGGCAGACGGCCGCTTTGGGTGGATGGGATATGTGTCGCCGGAGGCCTTACCCAGAATTGTGGACCCTCCGTCAGGATTCGTTGTCAGCGCCAACCATCGCATGCTGGATGCCTCCTATCCCTATGTAGTCGGCCATTCCTTCGTCAACGGGTATCGCGCGTTCAGGATCTCTCAGCGGCTGGAGGCCATGACGAACATCCAGGAGCGAGACCTGTTTGACCTACAATTGGATTCGACCAGTCAATTCTATGAGTTCTACAGGCAACTCGCGCAAGAGCTCCTAACGGACAGTGTGATTCGACGCAGCCCGTCCTTAATGAAGGCCCGGCATGCCTTCACGGCCTGGAACGGGAAAGCTGACGCCGATAGCCGTGGCTTCGCGCTTGTACTCCGCTTTAGTGAACTGCTTTTACGCTCGGTGTTTGCTCCTTATTTGTCCACTTGTCATGAGCGCGACGCGCAGTTCAGCTACGACGGTGATTTGGACACTCCGTTACGTGAGCTTCTGACGACGAAAATCCCGGAGCTGAATCCGGATCCGGACCGTTTCTCCAGTTGGACGGAGTTTCTTCTGAACGCGGTCGAGCAAAGTGTCCGGGAATTGGAAGAGGAACATCCTTCCGTGTCACTGACCGAGCTCACTTGGGGACAACTGAATCGTGTAAGGATCGAGCATCCTCTCGCCGGGGCACTGCCGGGACTGGGGTACATCCTCAACATGCCGGATAAACCTGCGTCGGGATGCGGGCAGTGCATTCGGGTGATGCAGGATGGCCTCGGAGCGAGTCAAAGGCTCGTGGTATCCCCTGGCCATGAAGACGAAGGCATTCTTCATATGCCCGGTGGACAGTCCGGACATCCGCTCTCACTACACTATCGGGATCAGCACCACTATTGGAGTGAGGGATTGCCGCTTCCCTTGTTGGCAGGAACACCGGTCCATACGCTAACGCTGGTTCCTCGTTCACGAACCACACAGATTGTTGCTGAACAGAAACCGGCATCTGACGAACTTCAATTACACCAGGAGGAGGGACGATGA
- a CDS encoding MbtH family protein, which produces MNSEEREDTTVYKVVVNHEEQYSIWPSYRENPLGWRDEGKTGLKAECLAHIAEVWTDMRPLSLRKWMDEQANAEQSTSSC; this is translated from the coding sequence ATGAACAGCGAGGAACGTGAGGACACAACCGTATACAAGGTCGTCGTGAACCATGAAGAGCAATACTCGATCTGGCCATCCTATCGCGAGAATCCGCTCGGCTGGAGAGACGAGGGGAAAACCGGCCTCAAGGCCGAATGTCTGGCCCATATCGCGGAGGTCTGGACCGACATGCGCCCGTTGAGTTTAAGGAAATGGATGGACGAACAGGCCAACGCGGAACAATCGACATCCTCATGCTGA